From the genome of Lotus japonicus ecotype B-129 chromosome 6, LjGifu_v1.2, one region includes:
- the LOC130723908 gene encoding factor of DNA methylation 1-like, with product MVSEPILDPFVVWRPPIFGPPVVVPTFQSVQILDVRGCVRSPTLARDKANQVFIRVVQTSTLELAFVVEYRLILSLQNEIDDRDQKMMEMEHKHSEEVAMVRRVVIRLGEEIKYKEKSLLEMECKYNESLNKVHKLMKEKDEVHDAQEELHKMRVKNSKMNDDMECLKIDNWYLSKQLEESKALNDQQEKNFIEEIQKLKRIILQDQSHAKSGGSLNAEITTFRNQLQDKMDYLELVEVLNSSLVVKEHQYKQEILDVRKESLESLPDMFRGQSELGIKRLGELDPIPFQNFCLQRYSREQWPEIAAKLCSSWEENLKDSAWHPFKMIEVNGILQEVLDENDEKLKGLRNECGELVYKAVGNALMEIEEYNSSGRYAIPEI from the exons atggtatcagagcctatcctagatccatttgttgtgtggagacctcccatatttgggccacccgttgttgttcccacgttccagtctgttcaaatcctggacgtgagggggtgtgttagaagtcccacattggctagagataaggccaatcaagtgtttataagggttgtgcaaacctcaactcttgagttagcttttgtggttgagtataggcttATTCTGAGCCTTCAGAATGAAATTGATGACAGGGATCAGAAGATGATGGAGATGGAGCATAAACATAGTGAGGAAGTTGCTATGGTCCGAAGAGTCGTTATACGGCTTGGAGAGGAAATTaagtacaaagagaaaagtCTGCTTGAAATGGAATGCAAGTACAATGAGTCTTTGAATAAGGTGCACAAGTTGATGAAAGAGAAAGATGAAGTGCATGATGCCCAGGAAG AATTACACAAGATGAGGGTCAAGAACTCTAAGATGAATGATGACATGGAATGTTTGAAGATAGACAATTGGTACCTTAGCAAGCAATTGGAGGAGAGTAAAGCCCTAAATGATCAACAGGAGAAGAATTTCATAGAGGAGATTCAAAAA TTGAAAAGAATAATATTACAAGATCAGAGTCATGCAAAAAGTGGTGGCAGTTTGAATGCTGAAATTACTACTTTTAGAAATCAGTTACAGGACAAAATGGATTACTTGGAGCTTGTGGAAGTCCTTAACAGTTCCCTTGTGGTTAAAGAGCACCAATATAAACAAGAAATACTTGATGTGCGGAAAGAATCTCTAGAA AGTTTACCAGATATGTTCAGAGGTCAATCTGAACTTGGAATCAAAAGATTGGGAGAATTAGACCCAATACCTTTTCAAAATTTCTGCTTGCAGAGGTACTCACGTGAACAATGGCCGGAGATAGCTGCCAAGTTATGTTCATCATGGGAAGAGAATCTGAAGGATTCAGCTTGGCATCCTTTCAAAATGATTGAGGTCAATGGCATTTTACAG GAAGTATTAgatgaaaatgatgaaaaaCTGAAAGGATTGAGGAATGAGTGTGGTGAACTGGTATACAAGGCTGTGGGAAATGCATTGATGGAAATAGAAGAATACAATTCAAGTGGAAGATATGCAATCCCTGAAATTTAG